AGCGCCAGCGCGGCAAAGACCCGGGCCGGGCCGGGCAGCCAGTCTTGACCGTCCAGCCGCGCGGCGATGCCGGGCCAGTCATCGCGAAAAAAGGCCAGGTCTGCCCATTCCGGCGGGACGGGGGCCGTGCTCATTGCGGCTCGGGCGCGCCGACCTGCGCGGCCAGCGCGGCCAGCTTGGCCGCCGCCTTGCCGCTGTCGATGGCTTCGGCCGCGATCTCGGCCCCCTCGGGCAGCGAGGCCGCCTTGCCGGCGATCAGCAGCGCCGCGGCGGCGTTCAGCAGCACCGCGTCGCGATAGGCGCCGGTCTCGCCCGCCAGCAGCGCGCGCAGCGCATTGGCGTTATGGACGGGATCGCCGCCCAGGATCGCCTCGAACGGATGGCGCGGCAGGCCGGCATCCTCGGGCGCGATCTCGAATTCGGTGATCTCGCCGTCCTTCAGCGCCGCCACCCAGCTCGGCGCGGCGATCGACAGCTCGTCGGTGCCGTCGCCGCCATGGATCAGCCAGGCGGCTTCCGAGCCCAGCTCGCGCAGCGTCTCGGCCATCGGCCGGTTCCAGATCCGGTCGAAGGTGCCGGTCAGCTGCCGCTTGACCCCGCCCGGATTGGTCATCGGCCCCAGCAGGTTGAAGATCGTCCGGGTGCCCAGTTCGGCCCGCGCCGGGCCGACATGGCGCATGGCGGGGTGATGCATCGGCGCCATCATGAAGCAGATCCCGGTCTCGGCCAGCGCGCGCTCGGCCACCTCGGGCGGCGTCATCACGTTCAGCCCCAGATGGGTGATCGCGTCGGCGCTGCCGGATTTCGACGACAGGTTGCGGTTGCCGTGCTTGGCGACCGGCACGCCCGCGCCCGCGACCACGAAGGCCGTGGCGGTCGAGATGTTCAGCGTGCCCTTGCCGTCGCCGCCGGTGCCGACGATGTCGATGGCATCCGCCGGCGCCTTGATGCGGTTCATCCGCGCGCGCATGGCGCGGGTGGCGGCGGCCATTTCCTCGACCGTCTCGCCGCGCACGCGCAAGGCCATCAGCA
This portion of the Paracoccus sp. N5 genome encodes:
- the trpD gene encoding anthranilate phosphoribosyltransferase, coding for MTDIRPLIGIAATRPLTGAEAEAAFGALFEGAATPAQIGGLLMALRVRGETVEEMAAATRAMRARMNRIKAPADAIDIVGTGGDGKGTLNISTATAFVVAGAGVPVAKHGNRNLSSKSGSADAITHLGLNVMTPPEVAERALAETGICFMMAPMHHPAMRHVGPARAELGTRTIFNLLGPMTNPGGVKRQLTGTFDRIWNRPMAETLRELGSEAAWLIHGGDGTDELSIAAPSWVAALKDGEITEFEIAPEDAGLPRHPFEAILGGDPVHNANALRALLAGETGAYRDAVLLNAAAALLIAGKAASLPEGAEIAAEAIDSGKAAAKLAALAAQVGAPEPQ